GGATCTNNNNNNNNNGCTATCCCATCCTTTGTAAGTTCTGAAGATACAAGAGAACTTATTGCCATGTTTATCCCTTTGCCAAGGATCGGCCTGTCCCTTTCCTTCCTGCTTATCTTTAAATAATCCCTCAGATACTCATAGACTATCTCACTCATCTGCGCATCAAACTGCAGATGGTATATTTCAGGGATATCAGCCTTTTTTAGCGTATTATATAGTACATCTTTTACCGTATATAGTAAACCTCTGTTGGTCTTTGCAATCTTCTTATCTGACTGGTCGCTCACAACAATCTTCTTGATCCTGAACCGGTCTTTATCTATCTGGTGAAATATCCCTGTCAAAATATTGCTCATAGCCAACTGAATCACTGTAGAACGAAGCGCCTCCGGATCTTCATTTCTGTCAGGTATTATGATTACTAATTTTTTATCCTGAAGGGGATAACCACCTTCTTCCAGATACTGTTTCGCATACTCTACCGACGGTATGTCTACCCTGTAACTAAAAAAATTCTCTCTGGCATAGTCTATCTGGCATAGTCTAAGATGTCCATAGTTTCATAAATGTCAGAAAATTGTTTAAAATATTTGTTTATCCAGAATCATCCCATCTCTTGGCAGTCTCTTACTTTTTGAGATCTTTGCAAGATTTATAATGCCAAACACCCTTTTGTCAAGGACAACTTTTTTATTTGCTCTTCAGGCCTTTTTGTGTTCAGCCACCCCCAGAGTCAGAAAATGCCTGCTCAGATGGGCTTGACCCCTCTTCTGCCAGTTGATAAACTGACCCACTTTCCCCTATTGACTTTCCTCAATTTTTTCATTACTGTTTCTTTTTCAAATTATCCTTTCTGGAGCAAAGGAGTGGATGAGGAAAGGCTCCGATATTTCAAGGCCCTCCTGAGCGAACAGCTAAAGAACCTCATTGAGGAGGCCACCAAGACTGTCAACGATATGACGGTAACCGTAGCGGACTTTTCGGACCCTACAGATAGAGCATCATGGGAGTCGAACCGCAACTTTCTGCTCCGAATCCGGGATAGAGAAAGAAAGCTGATCATGAAAATCAAGGAAGCTCTGGAGAGGATAGAGGAGGGGACCTTCGGCATCTGTGAAAGATGCGGGGAGGAGATCTCAGAGAAGAGGCTGGAGGCCAGGCCTGTGACGACCCTCTGCATCAGGTGTAAACAAGAACAGGAGGAGATGGAGAAGAGGGGAATAAGGTGATCTCCTTTCTATCCTTATGGCCCCCATGCCGGAGTTAAGGAAAGACCCCATCATCGGGAGATGGGTTATCATCGCTACCGAGAGGGGAAAGAGACCCTCTGATTTTGTCAGCGAGGCAGAAGTAAGAAGAGGAGGATTTTGCCCCCTTTGCCCTGGTAACGAGGACAAGACCCCCCCTGAAGTCTATGCCCTCAGGTCCGAAGGTTCAAGGCCCAACACCCCTGGCTGGAGCCTGCGGGTC
This is a stretch of genomic DNA from Deltaproteobacteria bacterium. It encodes these proteins:
- the dksA gene encoding RNA polymerase-binding protein DksA, translating into MDEERLRYFKALLSEQLKNLIEEATKTVNDMTVTVADFSDPTDRASWESNRNFLLRIRDRERKLIMKIKEALERIEEGTFGICERCGEEISEKRLEARPVTTLCIRCKQEQEEMEKRGIR